In Ailuropoda melanoleuca isolate Jingjing chromosome X, ASM200744v2, whole genome shotgun sequence, a single genomic region encodes these proteins:
- the APLN gene encoding apelin, with product MDLRRCVQALLLLWLSLTAVCGGPLLQPSDGTWLEEGSVHHLMQPKGSRNRPGPWQGGRRKFRRQRPRLSHKSPMPF from the exons ATGGATCTGCGGCGCTGCGTGCAGGCGctcctgctgctctggctctcccTGACGGCGGTGTGTGGAG GGCCCCTGCTGCAGCCTTCTGATGGCACATGGCTGGAGGAGGGCAGCGTCCACCACCTGATGCAGCCCAAAGGGTCGAGAAACAGACCAGGGCCCTGGCAGGGCGGTCGGAGGAAATTTCGCCGCCAGCGGCCGCGCCTCTCCCACAAGAGCCCCATGCCTTTCTGA